The DNA segment TAATCACCATGTATTATTTTAATGACCATTTACTTCCATCTCAGATTAGCACCAGTTGTTATGGAGAGTGTGTAGTGATTGTTAAATATTCCTGGGTGATTATTGATCTGGTAGTTTGTTTTGTAGCTCCTTGTTCTCTTATACTGATCCTGTATTTAAGAGTTTTTAATGCTGCAAGACATCAAGCTAAATCGGTCAGATCTGTAACTAATGCTTTTTCACAGAGACATAAGCCAGCAAGATCCCCTGAAACCAAAGCAGCAAAAACACTGGGATTTGTGATTTTTGGTTATCTTGCTTGCTGGATACCATATTATTTAAGTTCTTTGACAGTAGAAAGTGTAAAAACGTCATCAGTAGTGTCGACTGTCTTCAGCTGGTTAATATACATAAACTCCTCGGTCAATCCCCTGATATATGCTATATTCTATCCATGGTTCAGAACATCAGTTAAGATTATTGTAACGTGTAGAATATTTAAATCCTCATCTTCAAGGTTTGTGTTGCTCTCAGAGTGTTTTTAATTTCAGGCTGCATTCATTTGACATTTTTTTAGATGACTGTATGAGGCTTGAGAtctttttgaaaatgtaatgCTTCAGATTGtagaaaaaaatcataattttgaaTTAATGTTCTATCATTAACATGATGTTCATgatttttatgttaaatattaatttaatagcaTACTGAAATGTGAGACATAATTATTGAATCTGTGTTTTAAATTAAGTTTCATTGACTTTTATGTGGTTAAACAGTTTTACACATGCTTGGATAACTTTTTTTCTACAATTAACAGATGTGTATGTTGATTATATACAATGTTTACACAAAATATGTTCCATGATTTGAAACTCTAAATAAACGAAGAATAATGAGTTCTATTTTACTTCTTTTATAAGGATTACTCCATGCTCTAAGACTATCTGAAAAAGTTCAATATTCTGTCAAGTGAAGTCATCTTAAATATGTAGTATGTTTcagagtataataataataataataataataataataataataataataataataataataataataatacagtattgttCACTCTTCCTGATATAAAAACAAAGAACCCCATGACCTGGATTGGTAGAGTGTGTTTCTAGGTACACATCATTTAACCTGAGTAGATTCTGCTGTCTTATAACTGGATCAGCAGCAGTCTGAAAAGAAACACGGGCttatcttcaccctcctagtgctgGAAGCTTCATTAAACCTATATGATAAACCTTGGTATATGTTACAGGTCTCAGGTTTGAGGCCCACACACAGATTATAACTCTGAAACAGATTTAACAGCATGAGACAGAAGCTACTGCTTGTATTCATTAGTGTCATCCTGGCCttagtttattaaaacatttttatcacttttttttatcaAGAAATCTCATTTGACAATTCTACTGTTGGTtcataacaattttttttttaaataaattttcatgTTAAACAGAGATAGGAACCGATGTATGTCCGGCTAACagcctaacattttttttttttacattcagctAAACAGGAAACATTCAAACTGCTAATATGGCTAATAAACcttgtaaaaaacataattttagtttagtttagttgtcTTTACcaaaaaatctctaaaaaaaacattgagcatTGGTTTAACAACATAAGAAACCGTGACTATATTACAAATGACATATTAATATAATGCACACTGCACACAATTAACACTATTATGTACTGTGTACTGTCCCCTCATTTGCAGTATGCAGTACACTGACAGGTTTTGCAAACCAAAGTAGCATCCTAAACATTCACAAGATGTACTAGTCAGTCACATGACCAGTTACCTTGCATTTACTTCAGTTTGCGAGAGAAATAACTTGAAATTTATAGTAAAGAAATGGCTGCataaggaagaggaggaggacagTGAAGTTGTAGTGGGAAGTTTGTTTAAAGTGATGAACAGTGTCACTTATCTGCCTCACATAGctctttgcatttaggccaaaacgTTCAAATTTGGTCTCATCTGATTACAGCACCTTCTCCCACATGTTTCTGTCTCCTACTTGGCTTGTAACAAACTGCAAAATGCacttcttatatatttatttcaatataTGGTTTTCTTTTTGCCACTGCGTGAGGAGAAGTGCAGGACTTATAGTTCTCTTGTGGACAGACTCACCACCTGTACTgggtttctgcagctcctccagagtgaccatggcccCTTTGGCTCCTTCTCTGAGCAGTGCACTTATTGCTTGATCTGTCAGAATGGGTGGATGACTATTGGAAGGCTTGCAGTTTGTAGAATGgtttgaacagtgctccttgggatacTCAAAGCTTGGAACATGTTTTtacaacctaaccctgctttaaacttgtCCAAAACTTtatctggtgagttccttggtctttatgatgctgttccTTCACAAATCTTATCTAATAAACCACTGAGACTTTCACAGAAAAGGTGTTTAAATTGATACTGAGACAAATTTACACACAGCTAGACTCCAGTAACTAATTAGTGGACTTCTGAAAGCAactgactgcactggattttatttaggtgtttcagagtaaagggggctaaaTATTTTTGTACATCACCATTGACTACAGGGCCCTCAATAACATAACTGTCAAGAACCACTACCCCTTGCACCTTATGTCATTTGCAAGTGTGCACAGTGCCTATAATCTGGTCAGGATTAGAGTGGGAAACAAGTGGAAGTAAGCATTCATCAACCTGTCCGGCCTCTACGAGTTCCTGGTTATGCCTTTTGGGTTAAAAAATGCCCCTGCCGTCTTCCAGGGGTACATAAACGAGGTTCTTCAGGGGGTGTTAGACTGTTACGTGTTTATCTACCTCTAAAACATTCTTGTCTATAGCCAGACTGTAGACGAGCACATTATACATCTTCAACGAGGTCGTCAGCCGCCTCTATGTCAAGCTTAAGAAGTTAGAGTTTCATGCGCAGACTGTCTCATTTTTGGGTTTTGTTTTTTCGCATAAAACATAATGGTCCCCTGGGTCCCCGCTGTCTGGCTTCCGAAGCTCTGGTCTGACCAACTGAAGAGGGCAGAGTACGCTCAACACGCTCTGGCATTCATTGCTTGGGTTGTCACCCTTCGAGTGCCAGTTTTGTTTTGCTCCACCTACTTTCCCCGAGTAGGAGACCACCACGGGATTGTCCTTGGCCGAACAGATGGTCAGATACTGATGCTGAGCCTGAAGGAAACCTCAGACCACCCTCTCTGCCAGGGTGACCCAAAAACCTTACTCTCCCTTGTTTTGGAAAGGCCAACAGTTCTTGCTTTTGGCCAAGAACCTCCCATTGCATGGCCCCCTACGTAAGCTGGCTCCAAAGTATGTGGGCCCATTTAAGATCCTTTGCTGGGCCAACCAGACGTCCTACCACCTTACTTTGCCACCTACCTTAAGATCCACCCAAATGTTCTTCTTGTCTGCAGCCCTCCATCCCATTACAATAGCTAAGTGTGGCCTGTATATCTACAATTCTCAGCATTTTTTTCTGGCACTAGCATTGGCTTAGTTAGCCTGGTTGCCCCTTATTTTGTGGAGAAGTCTTGGCCTGGTGTTTGTTGGTTATGACTATCTACTATATAGGTCCAGGTTGGAACTCATCACAAAAAGAACCACTGACTGCCACAAGTTGTTGCCGCTAAACTATGAAATATTATTTATACAGTGCTAAGCCTCAGCCTTATTTGAAACTGATGGGCCTACTTCAGTCAAAAGCACCAGTAAGGATAAGGGTTCTGTCAAATTTAAATTCACTTCACTGTGAAGGCCAACATGGGCAAATCATTTGAGCCCTTTAAATGGCACCTTTCAGTGATAGCAATTGGTGGTTTGTCCTATTGTCCTTGGTCTTTGGTCCCATTATCATTATCGTAACATGCACAATCATTTTTGTTACAACAAGTCAAATAGAGCCATCAAATAGATTAGCATTTCAGTGCTTTGATATATTAGATTTTCTTGTATAGCAGGAATCAATTACTTTTTTCTCTTAATCCTTGTTATCTTCTATGACACCAGTTTTAGACTAACACAGGCCTGACCACTTCTGTAAACAATGATGTAATGTTGAATATCTGATAAGTGACTGATGTATGGAACACATTAGCCACTCATATGGAAGTGGGAGGATTTAGACATGGGTATAAAAATGTGGAAACACAGCCCTGTCTGTCAGTTCAGCATCACTGGATGACAAAAGATCCAGTTTCATCTGATTAACCTGCATCTCTTTATAATGGAAATATCATACACTCAAAACTTCACAGTTCAATACTGCTTTCCTGGAAACAATGCATCCTGCAGAAAGCAGGTCCGATCAGACcctgcatatatatttttgttcattttcctctcatgtatatctgtgtgtactgTGATTTTGAACTTGTTGGTGattatctccatctctcacttCAAGCAGCTCCACACTCCAACCAACCTGCTCATCCTCTCTCTAGCTGCAGCAGATCTTCTCGTGGGAATGTTTGTTATGCCTGTGAAAATAACACAACTGAGAGACTCCTGTTGGTATTTTGGAGATTTGGCATGTTGTTTTTCTGAAATAATCAATGGATGTTTAACGGCAGCATCTCTGTGTAACCTGGTTTTAATCGCAGTTGATCGATACATTGCTGTCAGTGATCCTCTGCATTATAACACTAAAATCACAGTTTGTAAAACATCTCTGTTCATTGTTCTAGCCTGGTCTATTTCTGTGATGTATATaaccatattttattattttaatgaccATCTACTTCA comes from the Astyanax mexicanus isolate ESR-SI-001 chromosome 20, AstMex3_surface, whole genome shotgun sequence genome and includes:
- the LOC125784919 gene encoding trace amine-associated receptor 13c-like; its protein translation is MDKSYRQNFTVQYCFPGNNASCRKQVRSDPAYIFLFIFLSCISVCTVILNLLVIISISHFKQLHTPTNLLILSLAAADLLVGMFVMPVKIIQLKNSCWYFGDTACSVSEISTGCLAAVSLYSLVLIAVDRYIAVSDPLHYNTIITVCKTSLFIVLGWSVSVMYIITMYYFNDHLLPSQISTSCYGECVVIVKYSWVIIDLVVCFVAPCSLILILYLRVFNAARHQAKSVRSVTNAFSQRHKPARSPETKAAKTLGFVIFGYLACWIPYYLSSLTVESVKTSSVVSTVFSWLIYINSSVNPLIYAIFYPWFRTSVKIIVTCRIFKSSSSRFVLLSECF
- the LOC111194971 gene encoding trace amine-associated receptor 6-like, whose product is MEISYTQNFTVQYCFPGNNASCRKQVRSDPAYIFLFIFLSCISVCTVILNLLVIISISHFKQLHTPTNLLILSLAAADLLVGMFVMPVKITQLRDSCWYFGDLACCFSEIINGCLTAASLCNLVLIAVDRYIAVSDPLHYNTKITVCKTSLFIVLAWSISVMYITIFYYFNDHLLQSQVITSCYGECVVIVKDFWVITDVVVCFVAPCSVILILYSIIFNAARQQAKAVRAIRLALKIHSSSHSSEIKAAKTLGLVISVYLTFWITFYVCSLTTSSIAWTVFGWLLYLNSSLNPLLYAIFYPWFRTSVNFIVCCRIFESSSSTFNLLPDHF